The genomic stretch TGGTTTTCTTACTTGGCCGCAAGTGCGGGAGATGGCGGCTTCGGGGCTTTTCACCTTTGGCGGGCACACCTTCAACGCCCATTACGGTGCCCCCACGGGACCCCACACCACCGCACCCGCCACCGTAGCCCGCATTTATGATTTTGCATCCGGACGTAAAGAAACGGCGGCCGCGTACCGGACGCGGCTGTTTGCTGACTCCCGGCAGGCACAGGCGCTCTTTATCCAGGAACTTGGCGCCCCCACCCCCTACTTCGCCTACCCTTACGGGGCCTTCACCCCGGCCCTCGACGAAATTCTCCGCACTGCCGGCTACCGCTATTTCTTTACCACTTTGGGCGGCGCTAACCAGCCCGGTCAGGACCCCTATCACATTTACCGCATAAACGCCGGCGCCCCCTGGGTTACGCCGGAACGTTTAGTCTATACGGTGCGCTACGTAGCCTGGCTCTATAATCTCCCCCACCGGATGCCCCACATGTGGCTGCCCCGCTGGGCCAAAGACCCAGCGCTTAACTTGCTCAGGACTGAACGTTCCGCCTTCCCACCAACGGGAATCACAACGAAAACTGGTAAATTTTAACTTGCAGCACGCGCGAATCCCAGACCGCGTCTCTCCGCCTGCCGCCACCATAAAGCAGTAAGAATTCCCAGAAAAAGCGCAGCCCCGCCGCCAACAGCAAAGGCTGCCGGGACGCCCCAGCGGTGCGCTATTGTCCCCACCAGGAAATTACCCACCGGCGTGGTGCCCACAAAAAAGATAACGTAAAGACTCATTACCCGGCCCCGAAACTCGTCCGCCACGGCAAGCTGAACCAGAGTGTTGGCGGTACTCGCAAAGGTAGTCATACCTAAACCGGCGAGAAAAAGAAGCCACACGGCCTGATGGTAGCCCGGCCAGCACCCAAGAACTACCTGCGCACCGGCAAGAGTGAGGGCGCCTACCCCCAGCCACCAGCGCCTGGGACCGCGGCGGCTCGCCACGGCAAGGATAAGGCCT from Thermodesulfitimonas autotrophica encodes the following:
- a CDS encoding polysaccharide deacetylase family protein, giving the protein MSEFLKGRKMVAGTALAALVILYLLAPVLMAASKEKPGLASLPAKTVGAAHPAPPIPSRQIDTAARVYYHGKVVVLMYHNISPTYHGRGTITPETFAAEISALVQSGYHIIPVQELAAFLQKQAQVPPNAVAITFDDGYEGVYRYAYPVLKEFRAPATVFLIGSYIGKKDGFLTWPQVREMAASGLFTFGGHTFNAHYGAPTGPHTTAPATVARIYDFASGRKETAAAYRTRLFADSRQAQALFIQELGAPTPYFAYPYGAFTPALDEILRTAGYRYFFTTLGGANQPGQDPYHIYRINAGAPWVTPERLVYTVRYVAWLYNLPHRMPHMWLPRWAKDPALNLLRTERSAFPPTGITTKTGKF